In a genomic window of Streptomyces sp. NBC_01142:
- a CDS encoding GNAT family N-acetyltransferase, translating to MPEHSATAAYLATGPQVGVRPYAYGDSEEFTALAAGSTEHHRPWLFPPVTAKTYAAYAGRLIEDPTKAGFLVCMRESGRIAGFININNIVEGGFLSGAIGYGAFAHAAGRGLMSEGLGLVVRHAFGPLGLHRLEANIQPGNTASLALVRRAGFRLEGFSPDFLFIDGAWRDHERWAITDEMRRRGLGGAQRDLEGLSGT from the coding sequence ATGCCCGAGCACTCCGCCACCGCCGCGTACCTCGCCACGGGGCCGCAGGTCGGCGTACGCCCCTACGCGTACGGGGACAGCGAGGAATTCACGGCGCTCGCGGCAGGGAGTACGGAGCACCACCGTCCCTGGCTCTTCCCGCCCGTCACGGCCAAGACGTACGCCGCCTACGCCGGACGGCTCATCGAGGACCCGACCAAGGCCGGATTCCTCGTCTGTATGCGGGAATCCGGGCGGATCGCGGGCTTCATCAACATCAACAACATCGTCGAGGGCGGCTTCCTGAGCGGGGCGATCGGCTACGGCGCCTTCGCGCATGCCGCAGGCCGCGGCCTGATGAGCGAGGGCCTCGGCCTTGTCGTGCGCCATGCCTTCGGCCCGCTCGGCCTGCACCGCCTCGAGGCCAACATCCAGCCGGGCAACACTGCTTCCCTCGCACTCGTACGCCGCGCCGGATTCCGGCTCGAGGGCTTCTCGCCCGACTTCCTCTTCATCGACGGGGCATGGCGCGACCACGAACGCTGGGCGATCACTGATGAGATGCGCCGTAGAGGACTTGGAGGGGCTCAGCGGGACTTGGAGGGGCTCAGCGGAACGTAA